A DNA window from Tenuifilaceae bacterium CYCD contains the following coding sequences:
- the parE1 gene encoding toxin ParE1: protein MSKYRLSNEAKEDLIRIHQYGVRKFGMSQADKYYSSFFEYFNIIAQRPLSFESVDYIKAGYRRCVCGSDSIYYKINGDTVEIMAIVGMQDLKGIL from the coding sequence ATGAGTAAATATAGATTGAGCAATGAAGCTAAAGAGGATTTGATACGAATTCATCAGTACGGCGTCCGAAAATTCGGAATGTCTCAAGCTGACAAATACTATAGTTCTTTTTTTGAATACTTCAATATCATTGCTCAACGACCATTATCATTTGAATCGGTTGATTACATTAAAGCAGGATACCGTAGATGTGTCTGCGGTTCTGATAGTATTTACTACAAAATTAATGGTGATACTGTTGAGATAATGGCAATTGTAGGAATGCAAGATTTAAAAGGCATTCTTTAA
- a CDS encoding L-beta-lysine 5,6-aminomutase alpha subunit, whose translation MQKSKLGLDFEKVGYAKNIAKKIAGDVQSFVENYTTVAVERTLCRLLGIDGIDANAVPLPNVLVDSLKEKGVLGQGVIFYIGNAIVETGLNPQQIAEQVAEGKLDLTTLTIHPKEKIDAAIMPIVNASLDRIKSRRARRENYLKTIGEGSKPYLYVIVATGNIYEDVVQAQAAARQGADIIAVIRTTGQSLLDYVPYGATTEGFGGTYATQENFRIMRKALDEVGEEIGRYIRLCNYCSGLCMPEIAVMGAFEGLDVMLNDALYGILFRDINMQRTMVDQYFSRIINGYAGVIINTGEDNYLTTADAFDEAHTVLASDLINEQLAFIAGIPAEQMGLGHAFEMDPELENGFLYELAQAQMTREIFPDAPLKYMPPTKFMTGNVFRGHIQDALFNQIAIWTGQGLQLLGMMTEAIHTPFMSDRYLAIENAKYIFKNMKSIGDEVEYKENGIIRNRAKEVLNNAVELLEVLQNDGLFNALEQGKFAAVKRPKTGGKGLAGVVERGANYSNPFVDLMKQRK comes from the coding sequence ATGCAGAAGAGCAAGTTAGGTCTCGATTTTGAGAAAGTTGGCTATGCTAAAAACATCGCAAAGAAAATTGCAGGCGATGTTCAAAGCTTTGTGGAGAATTACACAACTGTGGCCGTGGAGCGTACGCTCTGCCGTTTGTTGGGAATTGATGGAATTGATGCCAATGCAGTTCCTCTCCCCAATGTGCTTGTTGACTCCCTAAAGGAGAAAGGTGTACTTGGACAAGGCGTTATTTTCTACATCGGAAACGCCATTGTTGAAACAGGTTTAAATCCACAGCAAATTGCCGAGCAGGTTGCTGAAGGTAAACTGGATTTAACCACTCTAACAATTCATCCAAAGGAGAAGATTGATGCGGCTATTATGCCAATCGTAAACGCTAGCCTCGATAGGATTAAATCACGTAGGGCTCGCCGCGAGAACTATTTGAAAACAATTGGCGAGGGTTCAAAACCTTACCTTTACGTGATTGTTGCTACCGGTAACATTTACGAGGATGTTGTGCAGGCGCAAGCTGCAGCACGTCAAGGCGCCGATATCATTGCGGTTATCCGTACAACTGGTCAAAGTTTGCTCGACTATGTTCCTTACGGTGCTACAACCGAAGGTTTCGGTGGAACTTACGCAACACAGGAGAACTTCCGCATTATGCGTAAAGCATTGGATGAGGTTGGCGAGGAAATTGGTCGCTATATTCGTCTTTGTAATTACTGTTCAGGATTGTGTATGCCCGAGATTGCCGTTATGGGTGCGTTTGAGGGACTCGATGTTATGCTTAACGACGCCCTTTACGGAATCCTTTTCCGTGATATCAATATGCAACGTACAATGGTTGACCAGTACTTCTCTCGTATCATCAACGGGTATGCTGGTGTAATCATCAATACTGGTGAAGATAATTACCTAACCACCGCCGATGCGTTCGACGAGGCTCACACGGTGTTAGCATCTGACCTTATCAACGAACAGCTAGCGTTTATTGCAGGAATTCCTGCCGAGCAAATGGGACTTGGTCACGCATTCGAAATGGATCCAGAACTGGAGAACGGTTTCCTTTACGAGTTGGCACAAGCACAAATGACCCGCGAAATTTTCCCCGATGCACCGCTTAAGTATATGCCTCCTACCAAGTTTATGACAGGTAACGTTTTCCGTGGTCATATTCAGGATGCTCTTTTCAACCAAATTGCCATTTGGACTGGCCAGGGGCTTCAACTTTTGGGTATGATGACCGAGGCAATTCACACGCCATTTATGTCGGACCGCTACCTTGCCATCGAGAATGCTAAGTATATCTTCAAGAATATGAAGAGCATTGGCGATGAGGTGGAGTACAAGGAGAATGGAATTATCCGCAATCGTGCCAAGGAAGTACTGAACAATGCTGTTGAACTACTTGAGGTACTTCAGAACGATGGACTTTTCAACGCGCTGGAGCAAGGAAAGTTTGCCGCAGTTAAGCGTCCAAAAACAGGCGGTAAAGGTCTTGCAGGTGTAGTTGAGCGTGGCGCAAACTACAGCAATCCATTTGTTGATTTGATGAAACAACGTAAGTAA
- a CDS encoding permease — translation MGTEIILNQLLTFGILMFIGALASWFKFITDDGKDLLARVIIDITLPFLILSTFLKLDSNPALLWNGLKIFGFAFLNLGFLYLIGTTSSRLQRMNVGDSTVHTLHTMFGNIVFLGFPLFDALFPGGVGVFYAASYQLASNTITFTYGIYRLSSGTQKSGLKSLLNVNTGALLIGFTIMILEIAIPRPVVDALSGLGKCTSPLSMVYIGALLAGMGVKSSFKTLSIYILSFNKLILAPIILGFAYFWINRILNLNFSLEAFVVLVMQVSMPAQTIVVVMSRRYGGNYKLAAGNLFITTLLSIITLPLICTFLTYIFK, via the coding sequence ATGGGTACAGAGATTATCCTAAACCAACTGCTGACTTTCGGTATTCTAATGTTTATTGGAGCATTGGCATCGTGGTTTAAGTTTATAACCGATGACGGCAAGGATTTGCTGGCCCGAGTAATTATCGATATCACCCTTCCGTTTCTTATTCTAAGCACCTTCCTTAAGCTCGATAGTAACCCTGCATTGCTGTGGAATGGACTAAAGATTTTTGGTTTTGCTTTCTTGAACCTTGGGTTTCTTTACCTTATAGGAACAACCTCATCGCGGTTGCAGCGCATGAATGTTGGCGATAGCACGGTTCACACTCTGCATACAATGTTTGGGAACATTGTTTTTCTTGGATTCCCGCTTTTCGATGCTTTATTTCCAGGAGGGGTTGGTGTTTTTTATGCAGCATCGTATCAGTTGGCATCAAACACTATCACCTTCACCTATGGAATTTACCGTTTAAGCTCAGGAACCCAGAAATCGGGTCTTAAAAGTTTGCTGAATGTAAACACGGGTGCTCTTCTGATTGGCTTTACTATTATGATTTTGGAAATTGCCATTCCAAGGCCCGTTGTCGATGCCCTGAGTGGACTAGGAAAATGCACAAGTCCACTGTCGATGGTTTACATTGGCGCTTTGCTGGCGGGTATGGGCGTGAAAAGTTCGTTTAAAACTTTGAGTATCTATATTCTCAGTTTTAATAAGCTCATTCTTGCGCCAATAATTCTTGGGTTTGCCTATTTCTGGATAAACAGAATTCTCAATCTGAATTTTTCGCTCGAGGCGTTTGTTGTATTGGTTATGCAGGTTAGTATGCCAGCCCAAACCATAGTGGTGGTTATGTCCCGACGGTACGGAGGGAACTATAAGTTAGCCGCTGGTAATCTATTTATAACAACTTTGCTAAGTATAATTACCCTTCCGTTGATCTGTACTTTTCTGACCTATATCTTCAAATAA
- a CDS encoding Mg2+/Co2+ transporter, whose translation MKTYWKNGKGIVSCPQWEPNCWVNIEIPTEEEKKYLIDELGVPDAFYNDIEDVDERPRIEYDEGWFFILLRVPYKNTDVSIPFSTVPLGIIFKDDIFVTICFYQTDVLPDFIQFSVKKSINKRDHFDLVLRLMLSSSVWFLKYLKQINQSIKLAETELEQSIKNEDLQALLRIEKSLVFFTTSLKGNDILLHRIKNLRNYKDSYDPELIEDVEIELRQAQETTNVHSDILSGMMDAYASVISNNLNVIMKQLTSISIILMIPTLIASLYGMNVPNGFENTPWGFWIILLVSFLFSMFGIVMFMRRRWF comes from the coding sequence ATGAAGACCTATTGGAAGAACGGCAAAGGAATAGTATCCTGTCCACAATGGGAACCTAATTGCTGGGTAAACATTGAAATTCCCACCGAAGAAGAAAAAAAGTATTTAATTGATGAGCTTGGTGTTCCCGATGCTTTCTATAACGATATTGAAGACGTTGATGAACGTCCACGTATTGAGTACGACGAAGGCTGGTTCTTTATACTTCTTCGCGTTCCGTATAAGAACACCGATGTTAGCATACCATTTTCCACCGTTCCACTTGGTATCATTTTTAAGGACGATATATTCGTGACCATCTGCTTCTACCAAACCGATGTTCTCCCCGATTTCATCCAATTTTCGGTAAAAAAGAGCATCAATAAACGCGATCACTTCGACCTAGTTCTACGGTTAATGCTTTCGTCGAGTGTGTGGTTCCTAAAATACCTAAAGCAGATTAACCAAAGCATTAAGTTGGCAGAAACAGAGCTGGAGCAATCCATCAAAAATGAAGATCTGCAGGCCTTGCTGAGAATAGAGAAAAGTCTTGTTTTCTTTACCACCTCGCTTAAAGGGAATGACATCCTTCTTCATAGGATCAAAAATCTTAGGAACTACAAGGATTCATACGACCCCGAGCTAATTGAAGACGTTGAAATCGAGCTGCGTCAGGCGCAGGAAACCACCAACGTTCATTCCGATATCTTAAGCGGGATGATGGATGCATACGCATCGGTTATATCCAATAACCTAAACGTGATAATGAAGCAACTCACATCGATCTCAATTATACTGATGATCCCCACATTGATTGCCAGCTTATACGGGATGAATGTTCCCAACGGATTCGAAAATACTCCATGGGGGTTTTGGATAATTCTCTTAGTATCTTTCTTGTTCTCAATGTTTGGCATTGTAATGTTTATGCGGAGGAGATGGTTTTAA
- a CDS encoding nucleotidyltransferase — MKPTLIILAAGMGSRYGGLKQVDGLGPNGETIIDYSVYDAFRAGFGKVVFVIRKSIEKDFLEVFGNRFSKDVHFEIAYQELDMLPKGFTCPADRTKPWGTAHAIWVTKHLVNEPFAVINADDFYGYDTFRVLAQELSKPNLPKGSYYMVGFKLGKTLSEEGAVSRGVCTTNSQMLLQNVVEHTQIERINGKVCFKDEHGNSVELDENLQVSMNFWGFTPDFYDYTEKLMVDFFSGSIGNAKAEFYIPTVVNKSIQEKIATCKVLSTNAEWFGVTYPGDRPLVVNRLSKLIEAGEYPSPLWNK, encoded by the coding sequence ATGAAACCTACACTTATTATACTTGCAGCTGGAATGGGAAGTCGCTATGGCGGACTAAAACAGGTTGATGGCTTAGGGCCTAACGGCGAAACAATTATTGATTACTCCGTATACGATGCCTTTCGTGCTGGATTTGGAAAAGTTGTTTTTGTAATTAGAAAAAGTATTGAGAAGGATTTCCTAGAGGTTTTTGGAAATCGGTTTAGCAAGGATGTTCATTTTGAAATTGCTTATCAAGAGTTAGATATGTTACCCAAAGGATTCACCTGTCCTGCCGACAGGACAAAGCCCTGGGGAACTGCACATGCCATATGGGTTACAAAGCATTTAGTTAATGAGCCCTTTGCGGTTATTAATGCCGATGATTTTTATGGCTACGATACATTCCGTGTTTTAGCCCAGGAACTATCCAAGCCGAACCTACCTAAAGGCAGTTACTATATGGTTGGGTTTAAATTGGGCAAAACTCTTTCGGAAGAAGGTGCTGTATCGCGTGGTGTATGTACAACCAATAGCCAGATGCTTTTACAAAACGTTGTTGAGCATACCCAAATTGAACGAATTAACGGAAAGGTTTGCTTTAAGGATGAACACGGCAATTCAGTTGAACTCGATGAAAACCTTCAGGTATCTATGAACTTTTGGGGATTTACTCCCGATTTTTATGACTATACCGAAAAGTTAATGGTCGATTTCTTCAGTGGCTCCATAGGAAATGCTAAGGCTGAATTCTACATTCCAACCGTTGTGAATAAATCAATTCAAGAAAAAATTGCAACCTGTAAGGTTTTAAGCACAAATGCCGAATGGTTTGGGGTAACTTATCCCGGAGATAGACCTTTGGTTGTTAATAGATTAAGCAAACTGATTGAGGCGGGAGAGTACCCTTCGCCTTTGTGGAATAAATGA
- the yceI gene encoding lipid-binding protein, translated as MGVYSQELSVDVSKSTLKWNAKKVTGEHYGTIKLKEGKFTVKDNQIVSGNFVIDMQTIVNEDVENAEWNKKLVDHLNSDDFFSTSAFKTSLLSNIKSTKFANGKAMAEADLTIKGQTYPIKFEVTQEGKTYKTLITVDRTKYNIKYGSGKFFDNLGDKAINDEFSLVVTIMAN; from the coding sequence ATGGGAGTGTACTCGCAGGAACTTAGTGTCGATGTCAGTAAATCCACCCTGAAATGGAATGCCAAAAAGGTAACCGGAGAACACTATGGAACCATAAAGCTGAAAGAAGGTAAATTTACTGTAAAAGACAATCAAATAGTATCAGGAAACTTCGTTATTGATATGCAAACAATTGTTAACGAAGATGTTGAAAATGCGGAGTGGAATAAGAAGTTGGTTGATCATCTAAACTCCGACGATTTTTTTAGCACAAGCGCCTTTAAGACATCGCTCCTGAGCAATATAAAATCAACAAAATTTGCGAATGGCAAGGCTATGGCCGAAGCCGATCTGACAATTAAAGGGCAAACATATCCTATTAAGTTTGAAGTGACCCAAGAGGGAAAAACTTACAAAACATTAATCACTGTTGATAGAACAAAGTACAACATCAAGTACGGATCGGGTAAATTCTTCGATAATTTAGGCGATAAAGCCATCAACGACGAATTCTCCCTTGTCGTTACGATAATGGCTAATTAG
- a CDS encoding L-beta-lysine 5,6-aminomutase beta subunit, giving the protein MSGGLYSMEARDFDTTLDLKKIKPYGDTMNDGKTQVSFTLPIPCGNEAIEAAKQLMKKMGFENPQVVFYKELTAGFTFFNCYGSCVHTVDFTTIHVPKVEATTWDMHQTDEYVKENIGRKLVVVGASTGTDAHTVGIDAIMNMKGYAGHYGLERYEGFEAYNLGSQVPNDEFIAKAIELKADALLVSQTVTQKDVHIQNLVELVEMLEAEGLRSKVILCCGGPRINHELAKELGYDAGFGMNSYADDVASFIAQEFVRRNKK; this is encoded by the coding sequence ATGAGCGGAGGATTATACTCAATGGAGGCGCGCGATTTCGATACAACGCTCGACCTCAAAAAAATAAAGCCTTACGGCGATACAATGAACGATGGTAAAACTCAGGTTAGTTTTACTCTACCTATACCTTGCGGAAACGAGGCCATTGAAGCGGCAAAACAGCTAATGAAGAAGATGGGATTTGAAAATCCACAGGTTGTATTCTACAAGGAGCTGACTGCTGGTTTTACATTCTTCAACTGCTACGGTAGCTGCGTTCACACTGTCGATTTCACCACCATTCACGTTCCAAAGGTTGAGGCTACAACTTGGGATATGCACCAAACCGACGAGTACGTTAAGGAGAATATTGGTCGTAAGTTGGTTGTGGTTGGCGCAAGCACTGGAACCGATGCCCACACAGTAGGTATTGATGCTATTATGAATATGAAAGGCTACGCAGGCCATTATGGCTTGGAGCGTTACGAGGGATTTGAGGCCTACAACCTTGGTAGCCAAGTTCCCAACGACGAGTTTATTGCCAAGGCAATTGAGCTAAAAGCCGATGCCCTTTTGGTTTCGCAAACCGTTACCCAGAAGGATGTTCACATTCAGAACCTAGTTGAGCTGGTTGAGATGCTCGAGGCCGAAGGCCTACGTAGCAAAGTTATCCTTTGCTGTGGTGGTCCACGTATTAACCACGAGTTGGCCAAGGAGCTAGGCTACGACGCTGGCTTTGGAATGAACTCCTACGCCGACGATGTAGCATCGTTCATAGCGCAGGAATTTGTGCGTAGAAATAAGAAGTAG
- the dtd gene encoding D-aminoacyl-tRNA deacylase translates to MRVVIQRVSSSRVDIDGVTVASIGLGLLVLAGFESADTQDDLEWTAAKIAKLRIFDDGEGVMNLSVTDINGDILAVSQFTLHAKTKKGNRPSYIQAAPPDIAIPLYEKFVKKLETEINKKVQTGRFGAKMDVSLVNDGPVTIFIDSKNRE, encoded by the coding sequence ATGAGAGTTGTAATTCAAAGGGTTAGTAGTTCAAGGGTTGATATTGATGGTGTAACCGTTGCTAGTATTGGTTTAGGGTTGCTTGTTCTGGCAGGATTCGAGAGTGCTGATACGCAGGATGACCTCGAATGGACTGCTGCAAAGATTGCTAAACTGAGAATTTTTGACGATGGTGAGGGTGTAATGAACCTATCGGTTACCGATATCAATGGCGATATTTTGGCTGTAAGCCAATTTACGCTACATGCAAAAACCAAAAAGGGCAATCGTCCATCGTACATTCAAGCCGCTCCGCCCGATATTGCAATACCGTTGTATGAGAAATTTGTAAAAAAGCTTGAAACTGAGATAAACAAAAAGGTACAGACTGGTAGATTTGGTGCGAAGATGGATGTTTCGTTGGTAAACGATGGCCCTGTAACAATTTTTATTGATTCTAAAAACCGTGAGTAA
- a CDS encoding pyrophosphatase, whose product MEDITLSRAQQIVDEWIQKNGVRYFNELTNMSLLMEEVGELARIVARKYGEQSFKAGENPDALSEEMADILFVLICLANQTGIDLTQAFFLNIDKKTKRDINRHHQNPKLL is encoded by the coding sequence ATGGAGGATATAACTTTAAGCCGGGCTCAACAAATAGTTGATGAATGGATTCAAAAGAATGGAGTCCGCTATTTCAACGAGTTAACAAATATGTCCTTGCTAATGGAAGAGGTTGGCGAGTTGGCCCGGATTGTTGCTCGAAAGTATGGAGAGCAGTCGTTTAAGGCTGGTGAGAATCCCGATGCGCTATCAGAAGAAATGGCCGATATACTTTTTGTGCTAATTTGTCTAGCAAATCAAACCGGAATTGACCTTACACAGGCGTTTTTTCTAAATATTGATAAAAAGACCAAGCGAGATATTAACAGGCATCATCAGAATCCTAAATTGTTGTAA
- a CDS encoding deoxyribose-phosphate aldolase, with product MELSLEEKFNLEVDPAAVKAALNKFKDIASGRKGEVETLKKCFSLIDLTTLNATDGYEKGKQFADNVSKFPTDFPGMPNVAAICVYPTLVPVVKENLTAENVKIASVAAGFPASQTFIDIKLSECEMTIEQGADEIDVVISVGSFLEGDYYTVFSELQQIKEVAEDTHVKVILETGVLPTLNDIKLASFLAMEAGADFIKTSTGKLEPAATPEAVYVMCLAIKEYYEKTGKKIGIKPAGGVSNSSDALFFYTIVEQTLGQEWLYPGLFRFGTSKLADILLSDILGKEVKYFSQSSTAKY from the coding sequence ATGGAACTATCGTTGGAAGAAAAATTTAACTTGGAGGTTGATCCAGCTGCAGTAAAGGCTGCTTTGAATAAATTTAAAGATATTGCGAGTGGTCGCAAGGGCGAGGTTGAGACGCTAAAGAAGTGTTTTAGTCTTATCGATCTAACCACATTAAACGCAACCGATGGGTACGAAAAAGGGAAACAATTTGCCGATAATGTTAGCAAATTCCCCACCGATTTTCCCGGAATGCCAAATGTTGCTGCTATTTGCGTTTATCCAACATTAGTTCCTGTTGTTAAGGAAAATTTAACTGCCGAGAATGTTAAGATTGCATCAGTTGCTGCAGGATTTCCGGCATCGCAAACATTTATCGACATTAAACTCTCGGAATGCGAAATGACAATTGAGCAGGGAGCCGATGAAATTGACGTTGTAATTTCAGTAGGATCGTTCCTTGAGGGAGATTACTATACCGTTTTCAGCGAACTCCAGCAAATTAAGGAGGTTGCCGAAGATACTCATGTAAAGGTAATTCTAGAAACCGGAGTTTTACCTACGTTGAATGATATTAAGTTGGCATCATTCTTGGCGATGGAGGCTGGTGCAGATTTTATTAAGACATCAACCGGGAAACTTGAGCCAGCTGCAACTCCCGAGGCTGTATATGTGATGTGTTTAGCCATAAAGGAGTACTATGAAAAAACAGGAAAGAAGATTGGTATCAAACCTGCTGGTGGTGTTTCTAACTCAAGCGATGCCCTTTTCTTTTACACCATTGTAGAGCAAACTCTTGGGCAGGAGTGGCTTTACCCAGGTTTGTTCCGTTTTGGAACCAGTAAACTCGCCGATATTCTATTATCCGATATCTTGGGTAAAGAGGTAAAATACTTTAGCCAGTCTTCAACCGCTAAGTATTAA
- a CDS encoding sodium transporter yields the protein MSFATIDYIIFAAYAVIIVGLGLWISFRKRDSETNSGDYFLAGRALPWWAIGASLIASNISAEQFIGMSGSGFAIGLGIASYEWMAALTLIIVAMFFLPIFLEKKIFTMPQFLEARFDKRVKTVMAGFWLLVFVFVNLTSIIYLGALAMEKIMGIPMIYSILGLALFAAIYSIYGGLKAVAWTDVIQVVFLVGGGLVTTYFALDYLSGGEGFIAGFKILLQKAPEKFDMILEKGQLLIPDGKGGQKDAYIDLPGISVLIGGMWVANLYYWGCNQYIIQRALAAKSVKEAQSGLVFAAFLKLILPLIVVIPGIVAFALNADIAKSDEAYPWLLHNFVPTGVKGLAFAALVAAIVSSLASMMNSVSTIFTMDFYKEYINKDASEHKLVNIGRIAAFIALLIAVFIAPMLSNLDQAFQYIQEFTGFISPGALAIFLAGFFYKKATANGALGAAIGTFVFSLLFKLLLPSLPFMDRMGVVFLICLAIIWVFAIIEGNKDHIKAITISRGLFATGKGFKIGSLIVIAILIVLYTIWW from the coding sequence ATGTCATTTGCAACTATCGACTACATCATTTTTGCTGCTTACGCAGTAATAATTGTTGGATTAGGGCTTTGGATTTCGTTCCGAAAGCGCGACTCAGAAACCAACTCCGGTGACTACTTCCTTGCTGGACGCGCATTGCCCTGGTGGGCAATTGGAGCATCGTTAATTGCCTCAAATATATCCGCGGAGCAGTTTATAGGGATGTCCGGCTCTGGTTTTGCCATAGGCCTTGGAATTGCTTCCTACGAATGGATGGCAGCTCTTACGCTTATCATTGTGGCTATGTTTTTCCTTCCAATTTTCTTGGAGAAAAAGATTTTTACCATGCCACAATTCCTTGAGGCTCGTTTCGACAAACGGGTAAAAACGGTAATGGCCGGATTCTGGTTATTGGTTTTTGTTTTTGTCAACCTAACCTCAATTATATACTTAGGCGCACTTGCCATGGAAAAAATCATGGGAATTCCTATGATTTATAGTATTCTTGGGCTAGCGCTTTTCGCAGCAATATATTCAATCTACGGTGGGTTAAAAGCTGTTGCTTGGACCGATGTTATTCAAGTTGTTTTCCTTGTTGGTGGAGGTTTGGTTACAACATACTTTGCCCTGGATTATTTAAGTGGAGGCGAAGGGTTTATTGCTGGTTTCAAAATATTGCTCCAGAAAGCTCCTGAGAAATTTGATATGATTCTGGAAAAAGGACAACTTCTGATTCCGGATGGGAAAGGTGGCCAAAAAGATGCCTATATCGATTTACCTGGAATTAGCGTTTTGATTGGAGGGATGTGGGTGGCAAATCTATACTACTGGGGATGTAATCAGTATATAATTCAAAGGGCTCTTGCAGCAAAGAGTGTTAAGGAGGCCCAAAGCGGATTGGTATTTGCTGCATTTCTGAAATTGATACTTCCATTAATAGTTGTTATTCCCGGCATAGTTGCCTTTGCGCTCAATGCTGATATAGCAAAATCCGATGAGGCCTATCCTTGGTTGCTGCACAACTTTGTTCCAACAGGTGTTAAGGGACTTGCCTTTGCAGCTTTAGTTGCAGCTATTGTTAGCTCACTGGCCTCAATGATGAATAGTGTCTCAACAATATTCACAATGGATTTCTATAAAGAGTATATAAACAAGGATGCATCGGAACATAAACTGGTTAACATTGGACGTATTGCTGCCTTTATCGCATTACTTATTGCCGTTTTTATTGCACCAATGCTCTCGAACCTCGATCAGGCCTTCCAGTACATACAGGAATTCACCGGTTTTATAAGCCCTGGCGCATTAGCCATTTTCCTTGCAGGATTCTTCTACAAAAAGGCCACAGCAAATGGTGCATTGGGTGCTGCAATTGGGACATTCGTATTCTCGCTGCTTTTCAAACTATTACTTCCAAGCCTACCATTTATGGATAGAATGGGAGTTGTGTTCCTAATTTGCTTGGCAATAATTTGGGTGTTTGCGATTATTGAAGGCAATAAGGATCATATTAAAGCTATTACTATATCAAGAGGTCTTTTTGCAACTGGAAAAGGTTTTAAAATTGGATCACTGATTGTTATTGCAATCCTAATAGTTCTTTACACTATTTGGTGGTAA
- the rhlE gene encoding ATP-dependent RNA helicase RhlE — protein sequence MRNRKPLNNRGQRNFDSKRTSRFKSSGNGQSKANSIDPKLFVKKAVAQEVIKHTPTQLIEELPVNPKIVSNLLKKGFKTPTEIQEKTLNAILEGRNLLGLAQTGTGKTAAFLVPIIHNLINQKPNFQVLIVSPTRELALQIDEEFKSIGNGLNLSCTSLIGGTNVGRDINNLRRPSHLIIGTPGRISDMVRQRALNLKNFSVLVLDEFDRLLDMGFSRDIQFFVDGMSNRKQTVLFSATEEKSQKDIINNLLENPVEIRVHTGNVSADSIEQDVVVVKNGENKMNVLINMVRDESFEKVLVFAETKRWVSRICRDLRVAGIKADEIHGNKSQNYRINALNSFKNKKIQVLVATDVAARGLDISNVSHVINYQQPKNIDSYIHRIGRTGRAGESGKAFTFIN from the coding sequence ATGAGAAACAGAAAACCTCTGAATAACAGGGGACAACGTAATTTTGATTCTAAAAGAACATCAAGATTTAAATCATCGGGTAATGGACAGAGCAAAGCAAACTCGATCGACCCAAAACTATTCGTAAAAAAAGCAGTTGCACAAGAAGTAATTAAGCATACACCTACGCAGCTAATTGAGGAGTTGCCGGTTAATCCTAAAATAGTTAGCAACCTGCTAAAAAAAGGATTTAAAACCCCAACCGAGATTCAGGAGAAAACCCTCAATGCAATTCTTGAGGGTAGAAACTTACTGGGTTTGGCACAAACAGGAACTGGCAAAACAGCTGCATTTTTAGTGCCAATTATCCATAATCTGATTAACCAAAAGCCTAACTTTCAGGTTCTGATTGTATCGCCAACCCGAGAGCTTGCCCTCCAGATTGATGAGGAGTTTAAAAGTATTGGCAACGGCCTCAACCTTTCTTGCACAAGCCTTATTGGCGGTACAAATGTTGGCCGTGATATTAACAATTTAAGACGTCCTAGCCATCTAATAATTGGAACACCCGGACGTATTTCCGATATGGTTCGCCAAAGAGCATTGAATCTTAAAAACTTCTCGGTTCTTGTACTTGATGAGTTTGATAGATTGCTGGACATGGGATTCTCCCGTGATATTCAGTTCTTTGTTGATGGCATGAGCAATCGTAAGCAAACTGTGCTTTTCTCGGCAACCGAGGAGAAAAGTCAAAAAGATATAATCAACAACCTACTGGAAAATCCGGTTGAAATTCGCGTTCACACAGGAAACGTAAGCGCCGATTCTATTGAGCAGGATGTGGTTGTGGTTAAGAATGGCGAAAACAAGATGAATGTGCTTATCAATATGGTTCGCGACGAATCGTTCGAGAAGGTACTTGTGTTTGCCGAAACAAAACGTTGGGTTAGCAGAATTTGCAGAGACCTTAGAGTAGCGGGAATCAAAGCCGATGAGATACATGGCAACAAGTCGCAGAATTACCGTATTAACGCCTTAAACTCGTTTAAGAACAAAAAGATACAGGTACTTGTAGCTACCGACGTTGCCGCACGAGGTCTTGATATTTCCAATGTTTCGCACGTTATTAACTACCAGCAGCCTAAAAATATCGACAGCTATATTCACCGCATTGGCAGAACTGGCCGTGCTGGCGAGAGCGGAAAGGCTTTTACTTTTATCAACTAA